In Salinibacterium sp. dk2585, a single window of DNA contains:
- a CDS encoding flavin reductase family protein — translation MTQDATAVQSIDPARFRQVLGHYPTGVVVITAIRPDGQPLGMTVGSFSSVSLDPMLVSFMPTTASKSFQALREADCFCVNVLAADQEALARRFARSGPDRFEDVLWSVAESGAPVLDGTVASIHCTFDSIVEAGDHYIVLGAVQALEVHRPVSPLLFFQGGYGKFSLLAVEDRSPSEMIESVRLVETFRGTMQDVADAVGAECSALTVIGSDLTVVATAAAGGLAPHGSLGSRIPYMPPLGELYAALDADESALRWLGRAASLEDEDVMDRYRERLELARERGWSMSFAGEYPDVALFDALRDYSGGDLTPVRLAEIREVIRSANKYYEHRDLVEGERYDVTSIVAPVMCDGLIRFVLRLRQLPTQATPAQISAWIDALTDAAATASETLSAHGSCR, via the coding sequence ATGACGCAGGATGCGACGGCAGTGCAGTCGATCGACCCGGCCCGCTTTCGCCAGGTGCTCGGCCACTATCCGACGGGCGTGGTCGTCATCACGGCGATCCGTCCCGATGGGCAGCCGCTCGGCATGACGGTCGGCTCCTTCAGCTCGGTGTCGCTTGACCCCATGCTCGTGAGCTTCATGCCCACGACCGCATCGAAGAGCTTCCAGGCGCTGCGTGAGGCCGACTGCTTCTGCGTCAACGTTCTCGCGGCCGACCAGGAGGCCCTCGCGAGGCGCTTCGCCCGTTCGGGCCCCGATCGATTCGAGGATGTTCTCTGGTCGGTCGCCGAGAGCGGCGCGCCCGTGCTCGACGGCACTGTCGCATCCATCCACTGCACCTTCGACTCGATCGTAGAGGCGGGTGACCACTACATCGTACTGGGCGCCGTGCAGGCGCTTGAGGTGCACCGGCCCGTTTCGCCGCTGCTGTTCTTCCAGGGCGGCTACGGCAAGTTCTCGCTGCTCGCGGTCGAGGACCGTTCGCCGAGCGAGATGATTGAGAGCGTGCGGCTCGTGGAGACCTTCCGCGGCACCATGCAGGATGTCGCGGATGCGGTGGGCGCCGAGTGCAGCGCGCTCACGGTGATTGGTTCAGATCTCACGGTGGTTGCCACCGCCGCGGCCGGCGGACTGGCGCCGCACGGCAGCCTGGGCAGTCGCATCCCGTACATGCCGCCGCTCGGGGAGCTCTACGCTGCCCTCGACGCCGACGAGTCCGCCCTGCGCTGGCTCGGTCGCGCGGCATCCCTTGAAGACGAGGATGTCATGGACCGCTACCGCGAGCGGCTCGAGCTTGCGCGCGAGCGTGGGTGGTCGATGTCGTTCGCGGGCGAGTACCCTGATGTGGCACTGTTCGACGCCCTCCGCGACTATTCCGGCGGCGATCTGACACCCGTGCGCCTGGCCGAGATCCGCGAGGTTATCCGCTCGGCGAACAAGTACTACGAGCACCGTGACCTGGTGGAGGGGGAGCGCTATGACGTCACGTCGATCGTCGCGCCCGTCATGTGCGACGGCCTCATCCGTTTCGTGCTGCGCCTCCGCCAGCTGCCGACGCAGGCCACTCCGGCCCAGATCAGCGCCTGGATCGATGCCCTCACGGATGCTGCGGCCACCGCGAGCGAGACCCTCTCGGCACACGGCTCCTGCCGCTGA
- a CDS encoding FAD-dependent monooxygenase, with translation MNSTQPTHDVLVLGGGIGGLATAIALADVGRTVHLVEQAAEFGEIGAGLQLGPNAIRSLDRLGVWDEVKKTAVFPSAGIIMDAMTGEELTRLDLGPAFIEHYGYPYVVAHRADLHSILVEACRRRPEITLETNRRVVEVTESADAAAVTFADGDQYVSKTVIGGDGIRSRTRLQFDDSEPKFTGQTAYRGTVPTELVDLDSDDVILWMGPNFHMIQYPVRAGELYNQVAVIESKWHAQGREDWGTRAELDEVTRDACDEVKASLAMLTSEQKWPIYDRDPMYSWSTEHTVLIGDAAHAMRQYLGQGACQALEDALVLAQAVARHPEQSAAFAEYEERRVPRGTRCQEVSRPWGDLWHTEDPTLQLMRNKYFKMRAADDYSELDWLYNDHVGELSPARA, from the coding sequence ATGAACTCCACGCAACCCACCCACGACGTCCTGGTGCTCGGAGGGGGCATTGGCGGCCTCGCAACCGCGATCGCGCTGGCCGATGTCGGCCGCACGGTGCACCTCGTTGAGCAAGCAGCGGAGTTCGGGGAGATCGGCGCGGGCCTGCAGCTCGGCCCCAACGCGATCCGCAGTCTCGACCGGCTCGGCGTGTGGGACGAGGTCAAGAAGACCGCGGTGTTCCCCAGCGCCGGCATCATCATGGACGCGATGACGGGCGAAGAACTCACCCGGCTCGACCTGGGCCCAGCCTTCATCGAGCACTACGGCTACCCCTACGTTGTCGCACACCGCGCCGACCTGCACAGCATCCTCGTCGAAGCCTGCCGCCGCCGCCCCGAGATCACGCTCGAGACGAACCGTCGCGTGGTCGAGGTCACCGAATCAGCGGATGCCGCGGCCGTGACCTTTGCCGATGGCGACCAGTACGTCTCCAAGACGGTCATCGGTGGCGACGGCATCCGTTCGCGTACCCGGCTGCAGTTCGACGACAGCGAGCCGAAGTTCACGGGCCAGACCGCCTACCGCGGCACCGTGCCGACAGAGCTTGTCGACCTGGACTCCGACGACGTCATCCTCTGGATGGGCCCGAACTTCCACATGATCCAGTACCCCGTGCGGGCCGGTGAACTCTACAACCAGGTCGCCGTGATTGAGAGCAAGTGGCACGCGCAGGGCCGCGAGGACTGGGGCACCCGGGCCGAGCTCGATGAGGTGACGCGGGATGCCTGTGACGAGGTCAAGGCATCGCTCGCGATGCTGACGAGCGAACAGAAGTGGCCCATCTACGACCGCGACCCCATGTACTCCTGGTCGACCGAGCACACCGTGCTGATCGGCGATGCTGCGCACGCCATGCGCCAGTACCTGGGCCAGGGTGCCTGCCAGGCGCTAGAGGACGCGCTCGTGCTCGCCCAGGCCGTCGCCCGGCATCCCGAGCAGTCGGCCGCGTTCGCCGAGTACGAGGAGCGCCGCGTGCCGCGCGGGACACGGTGCCAGGAGGTCTCGCGCCCGTGGGGCGACCTGTGGCACACGGAGGACCCGACCCTGCAGCTCATGCGCAACAAGTACTTCAAGATGCGCGCCGCCGACGACTACTCGGAACTCGACTGGCTCTACAACGACCACGTCGGCGAGCTGTCGCCCGCCCGCGCCTGA
- a CDS encoding alpha/beta fold hydrolase translates to MAETTMDADIRSRQVTLPNGSIAHYSEAGDPANPAVVLLHGGLHGASGYAGWVKIIPRLVAEGLYVVAPDRPGFGKADTREEFWPVEGHLSWIRFVRDFVDTIGLDRFGIGGNSQGAQLAAYIALEMPERVTHLALIASAGFNAALGIDRALLKEGVPFPRWDGTVDGMREILKTIAHKPEGVTDEVVQMRAEAAAQQKDAWAAASKFNRESFTVPEHREKLMLVGRIEKLTIPAIYLYGQDDVLGPVENAYLQEDAMPGVQFFYPENCGHQGQTDRPELFGQVFAEFFSTGRVTRATARDAGVSPRRDPLPVVSD, encoded by the coding sequence ATGGCGGAGACGACCATGGATGCTGACATCCGTTCACGGCAGGTCACGCTGCCCAACGGTTCGATCGCCCATTACTCCGAGGCGGGGGACCCGGCGAATCCGGCCGTGGTCCTCCTCCACGGGGGACTGCACGGTGCCTCTGGCTACGCGGGCTGGGTCAAGATCATCCCGCGTCTCGTTGCCGAGGGCCTCTATGTGGTCGCGCCCGACCGGCCCGGCTTCGGCAAGGCCGACACCCGTGAGGAGTTCTGGCCGGTCGAGGGGCACCTCAGCTGGATCCGTTTCGTCCGCGACTTCGTCGACACGATCGGGCTCGACCGTTTCGGCATCGGCGGCAACTCGCAGGGCGCCCAGCTCGCCGCCTATATCGCCCTCGAGATGCCGGAGCGGGTCACGCACCTGGCGCTCATCGCATCCGCTGGTTTCAACGCCGCCCTTGGCATCGACCGCGCACTCCTCAAGGAGGGCGTGCCCTTCCCGCGCTGGGACGGCACGGTCGACGGGATGCGCGAGATCCTCAAGACGATCGCCCACAAGCCGGAGGGTGTCACTGACGAGGTCGTGCAGATGCGCGCCGAGGCGGCGGCCCAGCAGAAGGACGCCTGGGCGGCCGCATCGAAGTTCAACCGCGAGTCGTTCACCGTGCCGGAGCACCGCGAGAAGCTGATGCTCGTCGGCAGGATCGAGAAGCTGACAATCCCCGCGATCTACCTGTACGGCCAGGATGACGTGCTCGGCCCCGTCGAGAACGCCTACCTGCAGGAGGATGCGATGCCGGGCGTGCAGTTCTTCTATCCGGAGAACTGCGGCCACCAGGGGCAGACCGATCGCCCCGAGCTCTTCGGGCAGGTGTTCGCCGAGTTCTTCTCGACGGGCCGTGTCACACGGGCGACCGCGCGCGACGCGGGAGTCTCACCACGGCGGGACCCCCTCCCCGTGGTGTCCGACTGA
- a CDS encoding hydroxylase, whose amino-acid sequence MTSATTTPTFAESLIGDPNAGRKVRDRVEELTEFWASQEPESNELGRVTQSAADAIKESGLVRMLQPAQYGGYETHLNDFMRAVLHIGTQAPSVGWVAGVVGVHPHELGLADPRLQEELWAQNPDIWVASPYAPMGVGVPVEGGFRFTGHWKFSSGTDHCQWVMIGGFVGNPDGSPIHSDVRHFVLPRKDYEILQDSWQVMGLRGTGSKDLVVKDVFVPDYRVIAQDEIQAGTAGKALGLDNPLYSLPRASVFSGAITAGTLAIAQSVVAEYVKWTRGRENRRGKASLDPFKLATLGEAMADIQASVTHVLSDIDRLYDIVSAGKVVSLETRFEVRRNQVRAARRAVDAADRLFMHGGGAALHLDQPLQQRWRDLHAAMNHASNVAEPVYQHAAMLEFGHELPPGARA is encoded by the coding sequence ATGACCAGTGCAACCACCACCCCCACCTTCGCGGAGTCGCTCATCGGCGACCCGAACGCGGGCCGCAAGGTTCGTGACCGGGTCGAGGAACTTACCGAGTTCTGGGCCTCGCAGGAGCCGGAGTCCAATGAGCTTGGCCGCGTGACCCAGTCCGCGGCGGACGCCATCAAGGAGTCGGGCCTCGTGCGGATGCTCCAGCCCGCGCAGTACGGCGGCTACGAGACGCATCTCAACGACTTCATGCGCGCCGTGCTCCACATCGGCACGCAGGCCCCGTCGGTCGGCTGGGTCGCCGGTGTCGTCGGAGTCCACCCGCACGAGCTGGGTCTCGCCGACCCGCGACTGCAGGAGGAGCTGTGGGCGCAGAACCCCGACATCTGGGTCGCCTCCCCCTACGCGCCCATGGGCGTCGGCGTCCCCGTCGAGGGTGGGTTCCGCTTCACGGGGCACTGGAAGTTCTCCTCCGGCACCGACCACTGCCAGTGGGTCATGATCGGCGGCTTCGTCGGCAACCCTGACGGCAGCCCCATCCACAGCGACGTGCGTCACTTCGTGCTCCCGCGCAAGGACTACGAGATCCTCCAGGACTCCTGGCAGGTCATGGGCCTGCGCGGCACGGGCAGCAAGGACCTCGTGGTCAAGGACGTGTTCGTGCCCGACTACCGCGTGATCGCCCAAGACGAGATCCAGGCGGGCACCGCCGGCAAGGCGCTGGGCCTCGACAACCCGCTCTACTCATTGCCCCGTGCGAGCGTCTTCTCGGGCGCGATCACGGCGGGCACCCTCGCGATCGCCCAGAGCGTCGTCGCGGAGTACGTCAAGTGGACGCGCGGACGAGAGAACCGTCGCGGCAAGGCGTCGCTCGACCCGTTCAAGCTCGCGACCCTGGGTGAGGCGATGGCCGACATCCAGGCGAGCGTGACGCACGTGCTGAGCGACATCGACCGGCTCTACGACATCGTGAGCGCCGGCAAGGTCGTCTCGCTCGAGACGCGCTTCGAGGTTCGTCGCAACCAGGTGCGTGCTGCTCGTCGTGCCGTGGATGCGGCCGACCGCCTGTTCATGCACGGCGGTGGGGCTGCCCTGCACCTCGACCAGCCGCTGCAGCAGCGCTGGCGTGACCTCCACGCCGCGATGAACCACGCGTCGAACGTCGCGGAGCCGGTCTACCAGCACGCGGCCATGCTCGAGTTCGGCCACGAGCTTCCCCCGGGAGCGCGGGCCTGA
- a CDS encoding IclR family transcriptional regulator, which produces MTTTLAPAPALPQEQALANITLGIDSAQNPGTSVRKALQLLEAFTGLKRPVGVSELARRALLPKSTAYRLLSALETGNFVERVGCNYQLSLRTFELGCSVREVRNRSVIGAAFPYLCELFAQTRQVVQLGMLDGSDVVLLEQLHPVGGARVPDSVGDRLPANCTALGKVMLAFSSRAEIAEYLGTPLEARTQRSVTDSRSFVEHLAISRRSGVAVEISECHSGLSSVAAPVLSGGRAIGAVSITTASTAFNERALAATVRAVSTQITAALAAA; this is translated from the coding sequence ATGACGACCACCCTCGCCCCGGCACCCGCCCTCCCCCAGGAGCAGGCGCTCGCAAACATCACCCTCGGGATCGACTCAGCACAGAACCCCGGCACCTCCGTGCGCAAGGCACTCCAGCTGCTCGAAGCGTTCACGGGTCTCAAGCGTCCCGTCGGAGTCAGCGAGCTCGCCCGCCGGGCCCTCCTCCCCAAGTCGACCGCCTACCGCCTCCTCAGCGCCCTCGAGACGGGCAACTTCGTCGAGCGCGTCGGCTGCAACTACCAGCTCAGCCTTCGCACCTTCGAACTCGGATGCAGCGTGCGCGAGGTGCGCAACCGCAGCGTCATCGGGGCCGCCTTCCCCTACCTCTGCGAACTCTTCGCGCAGACCCGCCAGGTCGTGCAGCTCGGAATGCTCGACGGAAGCGACGTCGTGCTGCTCGAGCAGTTGCATCCGGTCGGCGGCGCCAGGGTGCCCGACTCGGTCGGCGACCGCCTGCCCGCCAACTGCACGGCACTCGGCAAGGTCATGCTCGCCTTCAGCAGCCGCGCCGAGATCGCCGAATACCTCGGCACCCCGCTCGAGGCGCGCACACAGCGCTCCGTGACCGACTCCCGCAGCTTCGTCGAGCACCTCGCCATCTCTCGCCGCTCGGGTGTCGCCGTCGAGATCTCAGAATGCCACTCGGGCCTCTCGAGCGTCGCCGCCCCCGTGCTCTCGGGCGGCCGCGCGATCGGCGCCGTCTCGATCACGACGGCATCCACCGCCTTCAACGAGCGCGCCCTCGCAGCAACCGTGCGCGCCGTTAGCACCCAGATCACTGCGGCACTCGCCGCCGCCTGA
- a CDS encoding alpha/beta fold hydrolase: protein MAALPAGVTAHDIETPSGKIHYIEAGEGHPVLLLHGSGPGATGWSNYAPNIEYLAKHFRVIAPDMPGWGESDTVTVDKRNHVQTALEILDALGIEKAAFVGNSMGGMTSTRFATTHPDRISHLITMGPGSGTPGMFGPAGLTEGLRILQATYRDPSIEGMRKLVDIMTFDPAFATEELITQRSEIASSRPDHLKNFVDGLGNDRARHTLEPGKIAGIKAPALLIHGRDDRVVHFEHSLRLHSLIPNSRLLLINRCGHWAQLEHAAEFNRVVAGFIAEH from the coding sequence ATGGCAGCTCTCCCGGCGGGCGTCACCGCCCACGACATCGAGACCCCCAGCGGCAAGATCCACTACATTGAGGCCGGCGAAGGCCACCCCGTGCTCCTCCTGCACGGCTCGGGCCCCGGCGCCACCGGCTGGAGCAACTACGCGCCCAACATCGAGTACCTCGCCAAGCACTTCCGCGTCATCGCGCCCGACATGCCCGGCTGGGGCGAGTCAGACACCGTCACCGTTGACAAGCGCAACCACGTGCAGACGGCCCTCGAGATCCTCGACGCGCTCGGCATCGAGAAGGCCGCCTTCGTCGGCAACTCCATGGGTGGCATGACCTCCACCCGCTTCGCCACGACCCACCCCGACCGCATCTCGCACCTCATCACGATGGGCCCCGGCAGCGGCACCCCCGGCATGTTCGGCCCCGCGGGCCTCACGGAGGGATTGCGCATCCTGCAGGCGACCTACCGCGACCCGTCAATCGAGGGCATGCGCAAGCTCGTCGACATCATGACCTTCGACCCCGCCTTCGCGACCGAGGAGCTCATCACACAGCGTTCCGAGATCGCGAGTTCGCGCCCCGACCACCTCAAGAACTTCGTCGACGGCCTCGGCAACGACCGTGCACGGCACACCCTTGAGCCCGGCAAGATCGCGGGGATCAAGGCTCCTGCGCTGCTCATCCACGGGCGCGACGACCGCGTCGTGCACTTCGAGCACTCGCTGCGCCTGCACAGCCTCATCCCCAACTCACGCCTGCTGCTCATCAACCGCTGCGGCCACTGGGCCCAGCTTGAGCACGCCGCCGAGTTCAACCGCGTTGTCGCAGGGTTTATCGCGGAGCACTGA
- a CDS encoding VOC family protein, giving the protein MAKPQVRALGYAIVDSADLDGWERFASDLLGLQVANKSDDLIEFRVDEKEYRLAVRRNTEREGVAILGWETSGPVELEELTAKVEAEGYVVTRHSREEARERRVSKFVSFDDPDGTVRIELYYGLRETLAPFVSPTGAKFVTKGLGFGHAFQTVSDVEKYWRLYVDILGFNLSDNIEAGPDFKVDLNFFHCNRRHHSMAFAHIATSQLRVGHLMFEVDSMDTVGLAWDQVDEHGAAPILSRLGKHTNDKMVSFYVRSPSGFGIEYGTGGIEITDDWVPTRYPDAHYWGHQRVRPIDPTDAADHG; this is encoded by the coding sequence ATGGCAAAGCCTCAGGTACGCGCCTTGGGATACGCGATTGTCGACTCCGCCGACCTCGACGGCTGGGAGCGGTTCGCGTCTGACCTCCTGGGCCTCCAGGTAGCCAATAAGTCGGATGACCTCATCGAATTCCGTGTCGACGAGAAGGAATACCGCCTCGCCGTGCGCCGCAACACCGAGCGCGAGGGCGTCGCGATCCTCGGCTGGGAGACCTCCGGCCCCGTCGAGCTCGAAGAGCTCACGGCCAAGGTCGAGGCGGAGGGCTACGTTGTCACCCGCCACAGCCGCGAGGAGGCGCGCGAGCGTCGCGTCTCGAAGTTCGTGAGCTTCGACGACCCCGACGGCACCGTGCGCATCGAGCTCTACTACGGCCTGCGCGAGACCCTCGCGCCCTTCGTCTCCCCGACGGGCGCGAAGTTCGTCACGAAGGGCCTCGGCTTCGGCCATGCCTTCCAGACGGTCAGCGACGTCGAGAAGTACTGGCGCCTCTACGTCGACATCCTCGGCTTCAACCTGAGCGACAACATCGAGGCCGGCCCCGACTTCAAGGTCGACCTCAACTTCTTCCACTGCAACCGCCGCCACCACTCGATGGCCTTCGCGCACATCGCGACGTCGCAGCTCCGCGTCGGTCACCTCATGTTCGAGGTCGACAGCATGGACACGGTCGGTCTCGCCTGGGACCAGGTCGACGAGCACGGCGCCGCCCCGATCCTCTCGCGCCTCGGCAAGCACACCAACGACAAGATGGTGTCCTTCTACGTGCGCAGCCCATCCGGTTTCGGCATTGAGTACGGCACCGGCGGCATCGAGATCACGGACGACTGGGTGCCCACCCGCTACCCGGATGCCCACTACTGGGGTCACCAGCGCGTCAGGCCGATCGACCCCACCGACGCAGCAGACCACGGCTAG
- a CDS encoding ABC transporter substrate-binding protein: protein MKIFRPAIAVAAGALLVLTGCTSGGPTGGGGQDSDITTTAWGAQVLERGEPEMGGSITYGLQAVVESLDPAGAAVSGNLIMRSIYGVLFSYDGERNIVPDMAESIESDDNGLNWTLKLKPGFTFTDGNPYDAEAVKAHFERTAAEGSRSRSAGDMRQIASMTATDATTLEITLKQPWTGFPNTLVGAFPGGPAMVPSPAAVEQHGEALATNPVGAGPFMLKSFQPGGDVVLVKNTDYAGEEAYLDEIKFVTATDTQSRVSAGLAGDIDIARTQSAVDLQAAADGGLTTLDQPDSAYYNLLLNLTQAPFDDVRMRQALAHAIDLQGLNAAVFEGKHDPMVGFMPSTSPFFEETEWPSFDPDKAKELAEDYTADTGNPAAFSLTTTSPPEFQQQAAVLQQMLADAGIDMSINVSDQPTMVSEARAGNFQAQHRYLEINDDQNARTAFYSTSGGNNGLAGDPTVDKILDDMLVASESEMDGLYADLQHALTEWMPQVPLVLQKNGIFVSDRVGGYPGNIVGTPDPDFRLVWVRSGE from the coding sequence ATGAAGATCTTCCGTCCCGCTATCGCGGTCGCGGCCGGAGCACTGTTGGTGCTCACCGGTTGCACCAGCGGTGGCCCCACTGGAGGCGGTGGCCAGGACAGCGACATCACCACGACGGCGTGGGGTGCCCAGGTCCTGGAACGCGGCGAACCTGAAATGGGTGGCAGCATCACCTACGGCCTGCAGGCCGTGGTTGAGTCGCTCGACCCCGCCGGCGCTGCCGTCAGCGGAAACCTGATCATGCGTTCCATTTACGGTGTGCTGTTCTCCTACGACGGCGAGCGCAACATCGTTCCCGACATGGCCGAGTCGATCGAGTCCGACGACAACGGCCTCAACTGGACCCTCAAGCTCAAGCCCGGCTTCACCTTCACCGACGGCAACCCTTACGACGCCGAGGCGGTCAAGGCACACTTTGAGCGCACGGCGGCAGAGGGCTCGCGTTCGCGTTCGGCCGGCGACATGCGGCAGATCGCGTCCATGACGGCGACGGATGCCACGACCCTCGAGATCACGCTCAAGCAGCCGTGGACGGGCTTCCCCAACACCCTCGTCGGCGCCTTCCCCGGCGGTCCCGCGATGGTTCCATCGCCTGCCGCAGTCGAGCAGCACGGCGAGGCGCTCGCGACCAACCCCGTGGGTGCGGGCCCCTTCATGCTCAAGTCGTTCCAGCCCGGCGGCGACGTCGTGCTCGTGAAGAACACCGACTATGCGGGCGAGGAGGCCTACCTCGACGAGATCAAGTTCGTCACGGCAACCGACACCCAGTCGCGCGTCTCGGCCGGCCTCGCGGGCGACATCGACATCGCCCGCACGCAGTCGGCGGTCGACCTCCAGGCCGCGGCCGACGGTGGCCTGACCACGCTCGACCAGCCGGACTCGGCGTACTACAACCTGCTGCTGAACCTCACGCAGGCGCCCTTCGATGATGTCCGGATGCGCCAGGCCCTCGCCCACGCGATCGACCTGCAGGGCCTCAACGCGGCCGTCTTCGAGGGCAAGCACGACCCCATGGTCGGCTTCATGCCCAGCACGAGTCCCTTCTTCGAGGAGACCGAGTGGCCGAGCTTCGACCCCGACAAGGCGAAGGAACTCGCTGAGGACTACACGGCAGACACCGGCAACCCCGCTGCCTTCAGCCTGACCACGACGAGCCCGCCCGAGTTCCAGCAGCAGGCGGCCGTGCTCCAGCAGATGCTCGCCGACGCCGGCATCGACATGTCAATCAACGTGAGCGACCAGCCCACCATGGTCTCCGAGGCCCGCGCCGGCAACTTCCAGGCGCAGCACCGCTACCTCGAGATCAACGACGACCAGAACGCCCGCACGGCCTTCTACAGCACGTCTGGCGGCAACAACGGACTCGCGGGAGACCCGACGGTCGACAAGATCCTCGACGACATGCTCGTGGCATCCGAGTCGGAGATGGACGGCCTCTACGCCGACCTCCAGCACGCCCTGACCGAGTGGATGCCCCAGGTGCCGCTCGTGTTGCAGAAGAACGGCATCTTCGTGAGCGACCGCGTGGGTGGATACCCCGGGAACATCGTCGGCACCCCCGACCCCGACTTCCGCCTCGTCTGGGTTCGCAGCGGCGAGTGA
- a CDS encoding chorismate mutase, producing the protein MDELLSLRQSIDNVDAALIHMLAERFKFTQQVGRLKARHGLPPSDPERERVQIERLRALAADSNLDPEFAEKFLNFIVAEVIHHHERIRDES; encoded by the coding sequence ATGGACGAGCTGCTCTCCCTGCGCCAGAGCATCGACAATGTCGATGCGGCCCTCATTCACATGCTGGCGGAGCGCTTCAAGTTCACGCAGCAGGTCGGTCGGCTGAAGGCCAGGCACGGCCTGCCGCCCTCCGACCCGGAGCGCGAGCGCGTGCAGATCGAGCGGCTGAGGGCGCTCGCTGCTGACTCGAACCTCGACCCGGAGTTCGCGGAGAAGTTCCTCAACTTCATCGTCGCCGAGGTCATTCACCACCACGAGCGCATCCGCGACGAGTCTTAG
- a CDS encoding MBL fold metallo-hydrolase, whose translation MTAPVSAAELDAHRAGRLPAMERVVEGVWTVPLAIPPGHMPYTLSYLVEDARGGVHLVDPGWDLDENLDALRLALGRIGRDWADVASVIVTHLHPDHIGLAGRVRTLHGLPVVLHRLEHEAQQRVAALEARPHHVRDELTRWGVPAERFDEVRGYATKGARVVVEGDILVQDGQVLDVPGRRIRALHTPGHTPGHMCLFDEGDGLLFTGDHVLPKVVPGIGLGGPVDYNPLERYLHGMADIARYDGCEALPGHGYRFRGVTARAAEIARHHLKRTAEVAQLVGHGDPGSTWETASRLTWSRGWENMTRHYLIAALRQTELHLELVRGGGHVELLERWRVGIPGSE comes from the coding sequence ATGACGGCGCCCGTGAGCGCGGCCGAGCTCGACGCGCATCGGGCGGGTCGCCTGCCCGCGATGGAACGCGTCGTCGAGGGCGTCTGGACGGTCCCTCTCGCGATCCCGCCCGGGCACATGCCCTACACGCTCTCCTACCTTGTCGAGGATGCGCGCGGCGGCGTGCACCTCGTCGACCCCGGTTGGGATCTCGACGAGAACCTTGACGCACTCCGCCTCGCGCTCGGGCGCATCGGCCGTGACTGGGCGGATGTCGCTTCCGTCATCGTCACCCATCTGCACCCCGACCACATCGGCCTCGCGGGTCGCGTGCGCACGCTGCACGGCCTGCCTGTCGTGCTGCACCGGCTCGAGCACGAGGCGCAGCAGCGGGTGGCCGCGCTCGAGGCCCGGCCGCACCATGTGCGCGACGAGCTCACCCGCTGGGGCGTGCCCGCCGAGCGTTTCGACGAGGTGCGCGGCTACGCCACCAAGGGCGCGCGGGTCGTCGTCGAGGGCGACATCCTCGTGCAAGACGGGCAGGTGCTCGACGTGCCGGGGCGACGCATCCGGGCCCTGCACACGCCGGGGCACACGCCCGGGCACATGTGCCTGTTCGATGAAGGCGACGGGCTGCTCTTCACGGGTGACCACGTGCTGCCGAAGGTCGTGCCCGGCATCGGGCTCGGCGGGCCCGTCGACTACAACCCGCTCGAGCGGTACCTGCACGGCATGGCCGACATCGCCAGGTACGACGGATGCGAGGCGCTGCCCGGTCACGGATACCGGTTCCGCGGGGTCACGGCCCGGGCCGCAGAGATCGCCCGGCACCACCTCAAGCGCACGGCCGAGGTCGCGCAGCTCGTCGGGCACGGCGACCCGGGCTCGACCTGGGAGACGGCCTCGCGGCTCACGTGGTCGCGCGGTTGGGAGAACATGACCCGCCACTACCTGATCGCGGCCCTCAGGCAGACCGAGCTGCACCTCGAACTCGTGCGCGGCGGCGGTCATGTCGAGCTGCTCGAGCGCTGGCGCGTTGGCATTCCCGGCAGCGAATAG